In the Arthrobacter zhaoxinii genome, one interval contains:
- a CDS encoding flagellin N-terminal helical domain-containing protein — translation MGFTINTNTAATNAYRNLNINQNAQAKSLEKLSSGLRINRAADDAAGLAISEGLKNQVSGMTVAARNAQDGISVIQTAEGALTEVHSILNRVRDLAVQSGNDSNNADSRAAISTEVKALGEELTRIGNSTNFNGIDLLKSTSEDEDVSTPKTLTFQIGAGGSADNDQIDVNLVDVAAIGKAVTALAGTVADGDTAATGGFVSAAEALKTIEALDKDIKTISTARSDLGASQNRLESVTKSLNVSIENLSAAKSRITDTDMAVEMASFTRSQILSQAGTAMLSQANQMNSGVMQLLQ, via the coding sequence ATGGGTTTCACAATCAACACCAACACCGCGGCAACCAACGCCTACCGCAACCTGAACATCAACCAGAATGCACAGGCCAAGTCCCTGGAGAAGCTTTCCAGCGGCCTGCGCATCAACCGCGCTGCCGATGACGCAGCCGGCCTGGCCATCTCGGAGGGCCTGAAGAACCAGGTCAGCGGCATGACCGTTGCCGCACGCAACGCCCAGGACGGCATCAGCGTCATCCAGACCGCTGAAGGCGCCCTGACCGAGGTCCACTCGATCCTGAACCGCGTGCGTGACCTGGCTGTCCAGTCCGGTAACGATTCCAACAACGCGGACTCCCGTGCAGCGATCTCCACTGAGGTCAAGGCACTGGGTGAAGAGCTGACCCGCATCGGCAACTCCACGAACTTCAACGGTATCGACCTGCTGAAGTCCACGTCCGAGGACGAGGACGTATCCACTCCGAAGACGCTGACCTTCCAGATCGGCGCCGGCGGATCAGCGGACAACGACCAGATCGATGTGAACCTGGTTGACGTCGCTGCCATCGGCAAGGCTGTCACAGCGCTTGCCGGCACCGTTGCCGATGGTGACACTGCAGCAACCGGTGGCTTCGTCAGCGCCGCCGAGGCGCTGAAGACCATCGAGGCTCTCGACAAGGACATCAAGACCATCTCGACCGCCCGCTCGGACCTGGGTGCTTCCCAGAACCGGCTGGAATCGGTCACGAAGTCCCTGAATGTTTCCATCGAGAACCTCTCCGCTGCCAAGTCCCGCATCACCGATACGGACATGGCTGTGGAAATGGCAAGCTTCACCCGCTCGCAGATCCTGTCCCAGGCCGGAACCGCAATGCTGTCCCAGGCCAACCAGATGAACAGCGGCGTGATGCAGCTCCTGCAGTAG